In one Halorubrum sp. CBA1229 genomic region, the following are encoded:
- a CDS encoding adenylate kinase — MSHRILLLGAPGAGKGTQSAKLADEYGVEHVTTGDALRANKDMETEYGTPRSFMEAGELVPDPVVNEIVEAALDDADGFVLDGYPRNLDQAEYLSEITELDAVVFLDVDEEVLVDRLTGRRVCDDCGANFHVDFQPPEEAGVCDECGGELIQRDDDTEETARERLQVFYDNTEPVIDHFRDEGVLVEVDGEAAPDEVFARIRDVVEA, encoded by the coding sequence ATGAGTCATCGAATCCTTCTGCTGGGGGCGCCCGGTGCCGGAAAGGGGACGCAGAGCGCGAAGCTCGCCGACGAGTACGGCGTCGAGCACGTCACGACCGGCGACGCGCTCCGCGCGAACAAGGACATGGAGACGGAGTACGGCACGCCGCGCTCGTTCATGGAGGCGGGCGAGCTCGTCCCCGATCCGGTCGTCAACGAGATCGTCGAGGCCGCGCTCGACGACGCCGACGGGTTCGTGCTCGACGGCTACCCGCGCAACCTCGATCAGGCCGAGTACCTCTCGGAGATCACCGAGCTCGACGCAGTCGTCTTTCTCGACGTCGACGAGGAGGTGCTCGTCGACCGACTCACCGGCCGCCGGGTGTGCGACGACTGCGGCGCGAACTTCCACGTCGACTTCCAGCCGCCCGAGGAGGCGGGCGTCTGCGACGAGTGCGGCGGCGAGCTGATCCAGCGCGACGACGACACCGAGGAGACCGCCCGCGAGCGGCTCCAGGTCTTCTACGACAACACCGAGCCCGTGATCGACCACTTCCGCGACGAGGGCGTCCTCGTCGAGGTCGACGGCGAGGCGGCCCCGGACGAGGTCTTCGCCCGGATCCGCGACGTCGTCGAGGCGTAA
- a CDS encoding DUF5813 family protein encodes MSETDLPGRVRRAFADHGSFEPADGEGVWTSETTAFDGEVRAEPAGDGRVRFAVTVRVPTLSAATADEVADVVEEGWAETFELRVVDVGGVTRAEREFDPQVAVGDDEIAVEFELTDINERRGVDDAGALIDFVEGTYVQGVIPGYEYVDPVAGLLSAARRQGNDGGF; translated from the coding sequence ATGAGCGAGACCGATCTGCCGGGCCGAGTCCGCCGCGCGTTCGCGGACCACGGCTCCTTCGAGCCCGCGGACGGGGAGGGCGTGTGGACCTCGGAAACGACCGCGTTCGACGGGGAGGTGCGCGCCGAGCCCGCGGGAGACGGCCGGGTGCGGTTCGCCGTCACCGTCCGGGTGCCGACCCTCTCGGCGGCGACCGCCGACGAGGTCGCCGACGTGGTCGAGGAGGGGTGGGCCGAGACGTTCGAGCTCCGCGTCGTCGACGTCGGCGGCGTGACGCGCGCCGAGCGCGAGTTCGACCCGCAAGTCGCGGTCGGGGACGACGAGATCGCCGTCGAGTTCGAGCTGACCGACATCAACGAGCGGCGCGGCGTCGACGACGCGGGGGCGCTCATCGACTTCGTCGAGGGGACCTACGTGCAGGGCGTGATCCCGGGCTACGAGTACGTCGACCCCGTGGCGGGGCTGCTGTCGGCGGCGCGCCGGCAGGGGAACGACGGGGGATTTTAA
- a CDS encoding DUF106 domain-containing protein, translated as MSKVERRVRSLVSEDGEMRDALEIVLDRATDGEVQWVDVRDEITSGQWGRLIEKEILVDGERGFALADPDEIEAGLSEDDGSGGGGDVETPETTSWTKWDKLAGVATLGAFVGYAVGPVRDTIAGAIDVVLGPLLNVVPFYVVIMVIALGTGMYSTLLRAGLMDMEKMSQYQERMQDIQERRKEAKERDDDAALDAIQEEQMDAMGDQLGMFKEQFRPMVWIMFLTIPAFLWMFWVIGYRGSDSAYPEIAAQELVVPLAGTVTWDTGIVGPIQMWILWYFLCSMAFTQLVQKSLNIQMSPSTS; from the coding sequence ATGAGTAAGGTCGAACGGAGAGTCCGCTCGCTCGTCAGCGAGGACGGCGAGATGCGGGACGCCTTGGAGATCGTCCTCGACCGCGCCACCGACGGCGAGGTCCAGTGGGTCGACGTCCGCGACGAGATCACCAGCGGCCAGTGGGGCCGCCTCATCGAGAAGGAGATCCTCGTCGACGGCGAGCGCGGCTTCGCGCTCGCGGACCCCGACGAGATCGAGGCGGGACTGAGCGAGGACGACGGGAGCGGCGGTGGCGGCGACGTCGAGACCCCCGAGACGACGTCGTGGACGAAGTGGGACAAGCTCGCCGGCGTCGCGACGCTCGGCGCCTTCGTCGGGTACGCCGTCGGACCGGTCCGGGACACGATCGCGGGGGCGATCGACGTCGTCCTCGGGCCCCTGCTGAACGTCGTCCCCTTCTACGTAGTCATCATGGTGATCGCGCTCGGGACCGGGATGTACTCCACGCTCCTGCGCGCGGGACTCATGGACATGGAGAAGATGAGCCAGTACCAAGAGCGGATGCAGGACATCCAGGAGCGCCGCAAGGAGGCGAAGGAGCGCGACGACGACGCGGCGTTAGACGCCATCCAAGAGGAGCAGATGGACGCGATGGGCGACCAGCTCGGGATGTTCAAAGAGCAGTTCCGCCCGATGGTGTGGATCATGTTCCTCACCATCCCGGCGTTCCTCTGGATGTTCTGGGTGATCGGCTACCGCGGGTCCGACTCCGCGTACCCGGAGATCGCGGCCCAAGAGCTCGTGGTGCCGCTCGCCGGGACCGTCACGTGGGACACGGGGATCGTCGGTCCGATCCAGATGTGGATCCTCTGGTACTTCCTGTGCTCGATGGCGTTCACCCAGCTCGTCCAGAAGAGCCTCAACATCCAGATGTCGCCGTCGACGTCGTAA
- a CDS encoding amino acid permease, whose amino-acid sequence MVEHTRTLDFKIAYAIGLGTMIAAGIFSLSGTAVAEIGSSAVIAFVLAAVVAGLTAASYSEFASIYSENGGGYLFSSRTFEHDTLVYVVGAMLFLGYTGTTAFYLATMDEWVVRFILPESLHFLPHGTSGVLAALLLGALNARGTEESGTFQLFVTGAKVAVLLAFVGGAVAFRGPSVAVGNFSAGFTTDPIGIVSIAALAFITFFGFSAIAASAGEIIEPRRTVPLAIGASILTVTVLYALVIVSMVNSPVPAEVIAQEGETAMGRVAAGFLGPIGRSLIVAGAIFSMVSASNASILAASGIGSLMGRQGQAPRPFSRIHRQYGTPFWSVMSATAVIVALIVVFIGLFPAEGGAVPFDLTVSLPALGPLTLTDLGLTTLTGFATLNLLLPLSVVNIALIYSRRRYPDLERGFRVPGVPVIPIVGVFANVALITNLPVKGVVVGVFLVLVVLAGYLVWGGEPDMDELYEEVVPSTEPEGRAETEGAPEAEVGAAEPTAVSAGAPEVPSEDSFRILVPVARPERAVRYVRLAAAIGEYQPGETFVDVMTVTQIPEQTPYEAVEEITRGRVRRIQDLLAAEDLDVPYAVEGHTCRDVGFDIVQTARNEESALVLMGYPEEHTEVAEHVEYKSPCGVLFASGVLDPDVLDVVNIGAGGGPHHMDLLSLIDRMGEQDAEIHVINITPEGGEGRPENAEATVSGLPHASSVQIHNITAQTIADGLVDQASKNGGILLIGATRTRRLRRRVFGSTPDNVIKLAQGSGVPVLVYSSPRGVQGPIEEYVYPVYRYLKGIQRSPTQTGEPEAEE is encoded by the coding sequence ATGGTGGAGCACACCCGGACGCTCGATTTCAAAATCGCCTACGCGATCGGTCTCGGCACGATGATCGCGGCGGGGATCTTCTCGCTGTCGGGAACGGCGGTCGCCGAGATCGGGAGCAGCGCCGTGATCGCCTTCGTCCTCGCGGCGGTGGTCGCCGGCCTGACCGCGGCGTCGTACTCCGAGTTCGCGTCGATCTACTCCGAGAACGGCGGCGGCTACCTGTTCTCCTCGCGGACCTTCGAACACGACACGCTGGTGTACGTCGTCGGCGCGATGCTGTTCTTAGGCTACACCGGTACGACCGCCTTCTACCTCGCGACGATGGACGAGTGGGTCGTCCGGTTCATCCTCCCGGAGTCGCTCCACTTCCTCCCGCACGGGACTTCCGGCGTGCTCGCCGCCCTGCTGCTCGGCGCGCTCAACGCCAGGGGGACCGAGGAGAGCGGGACCTTCCAGCTGTTCGTGACGGGCGCGAAGGTGGCCGTCCTCCTCGCGTTCGTCGGCGGCGCCGTCGCGTTCCGAGGGCCGTCCGTCGCCGTCGGCAACTTCTCGGCCGGGTTCACGACCGACCCGATCGGGATCGTCTCGATCGCCGCGCTGGCGTTCATCACCTTCTTCGGGTTCTCCGCGATCGCCGCGAGCGCCGGGGAGATCATCGAGCCCCGCCGCACGGTACCGCTCGCGATCGGCGCGAGCATCCTCACGGTGACGGTCCTCTACGCGCTCGTCATCGTGTCGATGGTGAACTCGCCGGTCCCGGCCGAGGTCATCGCGCAGGAGGGCGAGACCGCGATGGGGCGCGTCGCCGCCGGCTTCCTCGGACCGATCGGGCGCTCGCTCATCGTCGCCGGGGCGATCTTCAGCATGGTGAGCGCGTCGAACGCGAGCATCCTCGCGGCCAGCGGAATCGGCTCGCTGATGGGCCGGCAGGGGCAGGCGCCGCGGCCGTTCTCGCGCATCCACCGGCAGTACGGCACCCCGTTCTGGAGCGTGATGTCGGCGACAGCGGTGATCGTCGCGCTGATCGTCGTGTTCATCGGCCTCTTCCCGGCGGAAGGCGGCGCGGTCCCGTTCGATCTCACGGTGTCGTTGCCGGCGCTCGGGCCGCTCACTCTCACCGACTTGGGACTGACCACGCTCACCGGCTTCGCGACGCTGAACCTGCTGTTGCCGCTCTCCGTGGTTAACATCGCGCTCATCTACTCTCGGCGCCGGTACCCCGACCTCGAACGCGGGTTCCGGGTGCCGGGCGTCCCGGTAATTCCGATCGTCGGGGTCTTCGCGAACGTCGCGCTCATCACCAACCTCCCGGTGAAGGGCGTCGTCGTCGGCGTCTTCCTCGTCCTCGTCGTGCTCGCGGGGTACCTGGTCTGGGGCGGCGAGCCGGACATGGACGAGCTGTACGAGGAGGTGGTTCCGTCCACCGAACCTGAAGGCCGAGCGGAGACAGAGGGAGCGCCCGAGGCCGAGGTCGGCGCCGCCGAACCCACTGCCGTGTCGGCGGGCGCCCCGGAGGTGCCGAGCGAGGACTCCTTCCGTATCCTCGTCCCGGTCGCGCGGCCGGAACGGGCCGTCAGGTACGTCCGGTTGGCGGCGGCGATCGGCGAGTACCAGCCGGGAGAGACGTTCGTCGACGTGATGACGGTCACGCAGATCCCCGAGCAGACGCCGTACGAGGCGGTCGAGGAGATCACCCGCGGCCGGGTGCGGCGCATCCAGGACCTGCTGGCGGCCGAGGACCTCGACGTGCCCTACGCGGTCGAGGGACACACCTGCCGGGACGTCGGATTTGACATCGTCCAGACGGCCCGGAACGAGGAGTCGGCCCTCGTGTTGATGGGGTACCCCGAGGAGCACACCGAAGTCGCCGAGCACGTGGAGTACAAGTCTCCGTGCGGAGTGCTGTTCGCGAGCGGCGTGCTGGACCCGGACGTCCTCGACGTGGTCAACATCGGGGCCGGCGGCGGCCCGCACCACATGGACCTGCTCTCGCTCATCGACCGGATGGGCGAGCAGGACGCGGAGATCCACGTCATCAACATCACGCCGGAGGGCGGCGAGGGCCGCCCGGAGAACGCGGAGGCGACCGTCTCCGGCCTTCCGCACGCGTCGTCGGTCCAGATCCACAACATCACCGCCCAGACGATCGCCGACGGGCTGGTGGATCAGGCGAGCAAGAACGGCGGTATCCTGCTCATCGGGGCCACCCGGACCCGTCGCCTCCGGCGCCGCGTCTTCGGGAGCACCCCCGACAACGTGATCAAACTCGCTCAGGGGAGCGGCGTGCCGGTGCTGGTGTACTCGAGCCCGCGCGGAGTGCAGGGGCCGATCGAGGAGTACGTGTACCCGGTGTACCGGTACCTCAAGGGGATCCAGCGCAGTCCGACCCAGACCGGCGAACCCGAGGCGGAGGAGTAG
- a CDS encoding GNAT family N-acetyltransferase produces MSDRRYPDAAADDFPAPPTEFTDREDRTVEIRPYGGSEAAYESLVEMYDAFDPSDRAQGIPPGGEKRIREWLDAILDDDCYNVIAWCGDQVAGHATLVPDGDAYELAIFVHQEYQRAGIGTHLIRGLLGHGQAEGVEKVWLTVERWNRAAVSLYKKIGFETSNAESFELEMGLRLNEDEEDGTDEDDEG; encoded by the coding sequence ATGAGCGACCGACGCTACCCGGACGCGGCCGCCGACGACTTCCCCGCCCCTCCCACCGAGTTCACCGACCGGGAGGATCGGACGGTCGAGATACGGCCGTACGGCGGCTCCGAGGCCGCGTACGAGTCGCTCGTCGAGATGTACGACGCCTTCGACCCGTCCGACCGCGCGCAGGGGATCCCCCCCGGCGGAGAGAAGCGCATCCGCGAGTGGTTAGACGCGATCCTCGACGACGACTGTTACAACGTGATCGCGTGGTGCGGCGACCAGGTCGCGGGGCACGCGACGCTGGTGCCCGACGGCGACGCCTACGAGCTGGCGATCTTCGTCCATCAGGAGTACCAGCGCGCCGGGATCGGCACCCACCTCATCCGCGGCCTGCTCGGCCACGGGCAGGCGGAGGGGGTCGAGAAGGTGTGGCTCACCGTCGAGCGGTGGAACCGCGCGGCCGTCTCGCTGTACAAGAAGATCGGCTTCGAGACCTCCAACGCCGAGAGCTTCGAGCTGGAGATGGGGCTCCGGCTGAACGAGGACGAGGAGGACGGGACCGACGAAGACGACGAGGGGTGA
- a CDS encoding DUF5806 family protein — protein sequence MNDQPGPASDDAAGSDPDGEPPAGDEGAPGSLDESPPPRDADGDEPAADSDAAADSDATATDGDEPAAGGDATADVPPEVRKYERFKKMDGARYERVNDFLRDRTYVTAREWAIARLCADFRTETGVEMTKIGENLPELVPFMTDTYTPQAVNQARYSFEEKVTKAGATFLYGAMSGFFTAEDLDEMMYEVTEVAKFLLEVEGVDLAVADELEAEDKISEVMREVRASSADLRGEEVRCPECGHVHEPAED from the coding sequence ATGAACGACCAGCCCGGTCCCGCGTCGGACGACGCCGCGGGGTCGGACCCCGACGGCGAGCCGCCGGCCGGAGACGAGGGGGCTCCGGGGTCCCTCGACGAGTCGCCCCCGCCGCGAGATGCCGACGGCGACGAACCTGCCGCCGACAGCGACGCTGCCGCCGACAGCGACGCTACCGCCACCGACGGTGACGAACCCGCGGCCGGCGGCGACGCGACCGCCGACGTCCCGCCGGAGGTCCGCAAGTACGAGCGGTTCAAGAAGATGGACGGCGCCCGCTACGAGCGCGTCAACGACTTCCTCCGCGACCGGACGTACGTCACGGCCCGCGAGTGGGCGATCGCGCGGCTCTGCGCCGACTTCCGCACCGAGACGGGCGTCGAGATGACGAAGATCGGCGAGAACCTCCCCGAGCTCGTCCCCTTCATGACCGACACGTACACCCCGCAGGCGGTCAACCAGGCGCGCTACTCCTTCGAGGAGAAGGTGACGAAGGCGGGCGCCACGTTCCTCTACGGGGCGATGTCCGGCTTCTTCACCGCCGAGGACCTCGACGAGATGATGTACGAGGTGACGGAGGTCGCGAAGTTCCTCCTCGAGGTCGAGGGGGTCGACCTCGCCGTCGCCGACGAGCTGGAGGCCGAAGACAAGATCAGCGAGGTGATGCGCGAGGTGCGCGCCTCCTCGGCCGACCTCCGCGGCGAGGAGGTTCGGTGCCCGGAGTGCGGGCACGTCCACGAGCCGGCGGAGGACTGA
- a CDS encoding ATP-binding protein, giving the protein MERFPEALDGIPDAVLIIDAEGVIRAANERTESVLGYDPDELEGREFETLLFDPDSGAAGREVHRYVVDPEPRSMSASLDLHARRADGTEVPVTLSLGPFERDGETYLVVTLVDVRAERAEQAELHRRTQTLEALHEATQDLLKTTDREVAAEAAVEYVEEVLGHTIAGIWLYDEDEAALIPVVWTAGADEVVGDHPTFSADERSISWQVFDSGEPEYVADTRAEPDLYNADSPIRSELVLPLGRYGIINVGATEPDAFGKSDLAVARIWAATVTMVFVRIERERQLRAREDEIARERDRLEEFASLVSHDLRSPLNVAAGNLDLIRERLSEEQTEAPEVDAVERSLERMEALVEDMLTLARQGKRVDETEAVSLRAVAKESWESVDTAAAELTVADDPVLRADRSRLRQALENLFANAVTHGGADVSVEVGALDDAEGGTGFYVADDGPGVPDEVRDDVFDTGVSTDEDGTGFGLKIVAEVADAHGWSVELVDADGGGARFEFRGVERDELDDAGGDGDAADPDDGDGAGSDDVADAADLDAPAADGDD; this is encoded by the coding sequence ATGGAGCGATTCCCCGAGGCGCTCGACGGCATCCCGGACGCGGTCCTGATCATCGACGCCGAGGGGGTCATCCGCGCGGCCAACGAGCGCACCGAGTCGGTGCTCGGATACGACCCCGACGAGCTGGAGGGGCGGGAGTTCGAGACGCTGCTGTTCGATCCCGACAGCGGCGCGGCCGGTCGCGAGGTCCACCGGTACGTCGTCGACCCGGAGCCACGCTCGATGTCGGCGAGCCTCGACCTGCACGCGCGCCGCGCGGACGGCACGGAAGTGCCGGTGACGCTCAGCCTCGGCCCGTTCGAACGCGACGGGGAGACGTACCTGGTCGTCACGCTCGTCGACGTCCGCGCGGAGCGCGCCGAGCAGGCCGAACTGCACCGACGGACGCAGACGCTGGAGGCGCTCCACGAGGCGACGCAGGACCTCCTGAAGACGACCGACCGAGAGGTCGCCGCGGAGGCAGCCGTCGAGTACGTCGAGGAGGTGCTCGGTCACACGATCGCGGGGATCTGGCTGTACGACGAGGACGAGGCGGCTCTCATCCCGGTCGTCTGGACCGCCGGCGCCGACGAGGTCGTGGGCGACCACCCCACGTTCTCGGCCGACGAGCGGAGCATCTCGTGGCAGGTGTTCGACTCCGGCGAGCCGGAGTACGTCGCCGACACCCGCGCGGAGCCGGACCTGTACAACGCCGACTCGCCGATCCGGAGCGAGCTCGTCCTCCCGCTCGGCCGCTACGGGATCATCAACGTCGGCGCCACGGAGCCCGACGCGTTCGGCAAGTCGGACCTCGCGGTCGCGCGGATCTGGGCCGCGACGGTGACGATGGTGTTCGTCCGGATCGAGCGGGAGCGCCAGCTCCGGGCCCGCGAGGACGAAATCGCCCGCGAGCGCGACCGCCTCGAGGAGTTCGCCAGCCTCGTCTCCCACGACCTCCGGAGCCCGCTCAACGTCGCGGCCGGGAACCTCGACCTGATCCGCGAGCGCCTGAGCGAGGAGCAGACGGAGGCGCCGGAGGTCGACGCTGTCGAGCGGTCGCTCGAACGGATGGAGGCGCTCGTCGAAGACATGCTGACGCTCGCCAGACAGGGGAAACGCGTCGACGAGACGGAGGCCGTCTCGCTGCGCGCCGTCGCCAAGGAGTCGTGGGAGAGCGTCGACACCGCCGCCGCCGAGCTGACCGTCGCCGACGACCCCGTGCTCCGGGCCGACCGGAGCCGGCTGCGACAGGCCCTCGAGAACCTGTTCGCCAACGCGGTCACCCACGGGGGCGCGGACGTCAGCGTCGAGGTCGGCGCGCTCGACGACGCGGAGGGCGGGACCGGCTTCTACGTCGCCGACGACGGGCCGGGGGTCCCCGACGAGGTGCGCGACGACGTGTTCGACACGGGCGTGTCGACCGACGAGGACGGGACCGGGTTCGGGCTGAAGATCGTCGCGGAGGTGGCCGACGCGCACGGCTGGTCGGTCGAGCTTGTCGACGCCGACGGCGGCGGCGCGCGCTTCGAGTTCCGCGGGGTCGAGCGGGACGAGCTCGACGACGCCGGCGGCGACGGCGATGCAGCTGATCCTGACGACGGCGACGGCGCTGGCTCCGACGATGTCGCCGACGCCGCTGATCTCGACGCCCCGGCGGCCGACGGTGACGACTGA
- a CDS encoding YfcE family phosphodiesterase has translation MLVGIVSDTHDDLAAVEAAVALFDREGVDAVVHCGDFVAPFSVTPFDVGGDDPDAGFDFYAARGNNDGEWAVESTVESFGTYLGEAGTLSFGGGGNAVDVAVTHGTSGVVVDALVDCGDYDYVFHGHTHAHGVEERDGTVRVNPGGLPIPGEGADNDFRVATLGADADGAVGGDVATGVDAVTHHTLEL, from the coding sequence ATGCTCGTCGGCATCGTCTCCGACACCCACGACGACCTCGCCGCCGTCGAGGCGGCCGTAGCGCTGTTCGACCGAGAGGGCGTCGACGCCGTCGTCCACTGCGGCGACTTCGTCGCGCCCTTCTCCGTGACTCCGTTCGACGTCGGCGGCGACGACCCCGACGCCGGCTTCGATTTCTACGCCGCCCGCGGCAACAACGACGGGGAGTGGGCGGTCGAGTCGACCGTCGAGTCGTTCGGCACCTACCTCGGCGAGGCCGGGACGCTCTCGTTCGGTGGCGGCGGGAACGCCGTCGACGTCGCGGTCACCCACGGGACGAGCGGCGTCGTCGTCGACGCCCTCGTCGACTGCGGCGACTACGACTACGTGTTCCACGGTCACACGCACGCGCACGGCGTCGAGGAGCGCGACGGGACGGTCCGGGTGAACCCCGGCGGCCTCCCGATCCCGGGCGAGGGCGCGGACAACGACTTCCGCGTCGCGACCCTCGGGGCGGACGCCGACGGAGCGGTCGGGGGCGACGTGGCGACGGGCGTCGACGCGGTGACGCACCACACGCTGGAGTTATAA
- a CDS encoding carboxylate--amine ligase, translating to MAAQFLSTEALIDALADASFDRPPALVSNAHVTGLGVARALDAHDVPVIALDRAGDGAGGGDGGADASGAGDPGGNADAVRHDGLAPPSDAVDFAGAVTYPLDDLDGFREDVEAVVDAAGTEAVAFGCMDEWALAYAEADPDGVRLPFSGVDTLDDVLNKSELYATCEALGVPYPETYRLAETADAATRKADATVEEAAAALGFPLVVKPELKRDFEEALGTNVIEVADRDELADVVAAASDEGIAVMAQKRVEVATGRDHSLASYVPPSGTDDALAVVGNAAVRYPQQFGTSCLVETADEPAIEGRALAVLDDAGYHGISEAEFVYDADRDEFLLLDVNTRPWKWIGMPVAAGANLPMAAYAAVTDATYESSGTEPTRWVFLRDYLSLLAGDDAFWDQLSPADWRRLVSGAFEREGDLTTGAYRPSDPGPAAKLFETEFVDREYYCAC from the coding sequence ATGGCAGCGCAGTTCCTCTCGACGGAAGCGCTGATCGACGCGCTCGCGGACGCCTCCTTCGACCGTCCGCCGGCCCTCGTCAGCAACGCCCACGTGACCGGACTCGGCGTCGCGCGCGCGCTCGACGCCCACGACGTGCCCGTGATCGCGCTCGACCGCGCCGGCGACGGCGCGGGCGGGGGTGACGGTGGAGCCGACGCGTCCGGCGCGGGCGACCCGGGCGGGAACGCCGACGCGGTCCGCCACGACGGCCTCGCCCCGCCCTCCGACGCGGTCGACTTCGCGGGCGCGGTCACCTACCCCCTCGACGACCTCGACGGGTTCCGCGAGGACGTGGAGGCGGTCGTCGACGCCGCGGGGACCGAGGCGGTCGCGTTCGGCTGCATGGACGAGTGGGCGCTGGCGTACGCCGAGGCCGACCCCGACGGCGTCCGGCTCCCCTTCTCCGGGGTCGACACGCTCGACGACGTGTTGAACAAGTCCGAGCTGTACGCGACCTGCGAGGCGCTCGGCGTCCCGTACCCGGAGACGTATCGGCTGGCGGAGACCGCGGACGCGGCGACGCGGAAGGCGGACGCCACGGTCGAGGAGGCCGCCGCGGCGCTCGGCTTCCCGCTGGTGGTGAAACCCGAGCTCAAGCGCGACTTCGAGGAGGCGCTCGGCACCAACGTGATCGAGGTCGCCGACCGCGACGAGCTGGCGGACGTCGTGGCGGCCGCGAGCGACGAGGGGATCGCCGTGATGGCGCAGAAGCGCGTCGAGGTCGCGACCGGTCGGGACCACTCGCTCGCGTCGTACGTGCCGCCCTCGGGGACCGACGACGCCCTCGCGGTCGTCGGCAACGCGGCGGTCCGGTACCCCCAACAGTTCGGGACTTCCTGTCTGGTCGAGACGGCCGACGAGCCCGCCATCGAGGGGCGGGCCCTCGCGGTGCTCGACGACGCCGGCTACCACGGGATCAGCGAGGCCGAGTTCGTCTACGACGCCGACCGCGACGAGTTCCTCCTGCTCGACGTCAACACCCGCCCGTGGAAGTGGATCGGTATGCCGGTCGCCGCGGGCGCGAACCTCCCGATGGCCGCCTACGCCGCGGTCACCGACGCGACGTACGAGTCGTCCGGAACCGAGCCGACGCGGTGGGTGTTCCTCCGCGATTACCTCTCTCTTTTAGCGGGCGACGACGCGTTCTGGGACCAGCTGTCACCCGCCGACTGGCGGCGGCTCGTCTCCGGCGCGTTCGAGCGCGAGGGCGATCTGACGACCGGGGCGTACCGACCCTCCGACCCCGGCCCGGCCGCGAAGCTGTTCGAGACGGAGTTCGTCGACCGCGAGTACTACTGCGCCTGCTGA
- the tmk gene encoding dTMP kinase: MLITLEGLDGSGKTTVWEALRDAYPDATFTREPTDSWYGEAVDRSIAVDDADPLAELFLLTADHANHLSGTVAPALADGDLVVSDRYSDSRFAYQAATLDASDVALDGTDPLEYIKEIHAPFSRPPDATVYLDLDARTAAERAGRTNKFEQDGYLAAVRDNYERLIDAEPDRFVRVDATRSPEVVTARVEEVIDELVEA; encoded by the coding sequence ATGCTGATCACGCTGGAGGGGCTCGACGGGAGCGGGAAGACGACCGTCTGGGAGGCGCTCCGCGACGCCTACCCCGACGCGACGTTCACCCGCGAGCCCACCGACAGCTGGTACGGCGAGGCGGTCGACCGGTCCATCGCGGTCGACGACGCCGACCCGCTGGCGGAGCTGTTCCTGCTGACCGCCGACCACGCGAATCACCTCTCCGGGACGGTCGCGCCCGCGCTCGCCGACGGCGACCTCGTCGTCTCCGACCGCTACTCCGACTCCCGGTTCGCCTATCAGGCCGCGACGCTCGACGCGAGCGACGTCGCCCTCGACGGGACCGACCCGCTCGAATACATAAAAGAGATCCACGCGCCGTTCTCGCGGCCGCCCGACGCGACGGTCTACCTCGACCTGGACGCCCGCACCGCCGCCGAGCGCGCGGGCCGGACGAACAAGTTCGAGCAGGACGGCTACCTCGCGGCGGTCCGGGACAACTACGAGCGGCTGATCGACGCGGAGCCGGACCGGTTCGTGCGCGTCGACGCGACGCGGTCGCCAGAGGTCGTCACGGCCCGCGTCGAGGAGGTCATCGACGAGCTGGTCGAAGCATAG
- a CDS encoding universal stress protein has translation MKVLCGIGGSDDSFRALDQTVERAAVANDDLTVAVVDNEDSSVAPDEVIQRAREAIDDAGIDADVRRVEGDPGSRLVEIAEREEFEKIVLGGGHTSPMGKITLGPIAEFVLLNAKTSVTLVR, from the coding sequence ATGAAGGTGCTCTGCGGGATCGGCGGTAGCGACGACTCGTTCCGCGCGCTCGATCAGACCGTCGAGCGGGCGGCGGTCGCGAACGACGATCTCACGGTGGCGGTGGTCGACAACGAGGACTCGTCGGTCGCTCCCGACGAGGTGATACAGCGTGCCCGGGAGGCGATCGACGACGCGGGAATCGACGCCGACGTGAGGCGAGTCGAGGGCGACCCCGGGAGCAGACTGGTTGAAATCGCCGAACGGGAGGAGTTCGAGAAGATCGTCCTCGGCGGGGGCCACACCAGCCCGATGGGGAAGATCACGCTCGGACCGATCGCGGAGTTCGTCCTGTTGAACGCCAAGACGTCGGTCACGCTGGTCAGATGA